A window of Ranitomeya variabilis isolate aRanVar5 chromosome 2, aRanVar5.hap1, whole genome shotgun sequence contains these coding sequences:
- the LOC143807078 gene encoding hydroxysteroid dehydrogenase-like protein 1 isoform X2: MSAYNFNIAMLGNILQGTIVSLAKEVVQSYRNNLDILAIVGACYTVRKGLHLLNGCCSLIKHQVFPLLFSNTNTILKYGEWAVVTGGSDGIGKAYAEELANHGVNIILLGRSIQKLQNISEAIAATYGVKTRIIVADFNKGPEVFPSIKEALVDVDVGILVNNAGVLYDYPACLTEVPEEKSLEIINVNIVAAVKMVYVVLPGMLQRKRGAIINVSSIASWKPVPLVTVYAASKAFLDSFTQALHYEYSSQGIFIQSLTPGFVVTKMIGYAEILRKKSLFIPLAREYARSAVRTIGVSLRTTGYWSHSIMVNMMNES, translated from the exons ATGTCTGCCTACAACTTTAATATTGCAATGCTGGGAAACATTTTGCAAGGCACCATTGTCTCACTAGCCAAAGAGGTTGTACAATCCTACCGCAATAATTTGGATATTCTGGCCATAGTTGGAGCCTGCTACACTGTGCGGAAAGGTCTTCATTTACTGAATGGGTGTTGTAGCTTGATAAAACATCAAGTCTTTCCCCTACTTTTTAGTAACACCAATACAATACTGAAATATGGAGAGTGGGCAGTCGTCACTG GAGGCTCAGATGGTATTGGCAAAGCCTATGCTGAGGAGTTGGCCAATCATGGAGTGAACATAATCTTGTTAGGCCGCAGCATCCAAAAGCTTCAAAATATATCTGAGGCCATAGCAGCAACCTACGGGGTGAAAACTCGCATCATAGTTGCCGATTTCAACAAGGGCCCTGAGGTCTTCCCATCCATTAAGGAGGCTCTGGTAGATGTAGATGTCGGGATTCTGGTGAACAATGCAGGAGTGCTTTATGATTATCCAGCCTGCCTCACTGaagttccagaagaaaaaagtcttGAGATCATCAATGTCAACATTGTGGCGGCTGTAAAGATGGTGTATGTGGTGCTGCCTGGTATGCTACAGCGGAAGAGGGGAGCAATAATCAATGTCTCCTCTATAGCATCTTGGaaacccgttcctctggtgacggtATATGCTGCCTCCAAG GCTTTCCTGGATAGTTTTACTCAAGCATTGCACTATGAATATTCTTCCCAGGGCATATTTATACAGAGCCTGACTCCTGGCTTTGTGGTCACAAAGATGATAGGCTATGCTGAAATACTTAGGAAGAAGTCCTTGTTTATACCACTGGCGAGAGAGTATGCACGCAGCGCTGTAAGAACGATCGGAGTGTCACTGAGGACGACTGGATACTGGTCTCACTCCATCATGGTAAATATGATGAATGAGTCATAG
- the LOC143807078 gene encoding inactive hydroxysteroid dehydrogenase-like protein 1 isoform X1 gives MSAYNFNIAMLGNILQGTIVSLAKEVVQSYRNNLDILAIVGACYTVRKGLHLLNGCCSLIKHQVFPLLFSNTNTILKYGEWAVVTGGSDGIGKAYAEELANHGVNIILLGRSIQKLQNISEAIAATYGVKTRIIVADFNKGPEVFPSIKEALVDVDVGILVNNAGVLYDYPACLTEVPEEKSLEIINVNIVAAVKMVYVVLPGMLQRKRGAIINVSSIASWKPVPLVTVYAASKAFLDSFTQALHYEYSSQGIFIQSLTPGFVVTKMIGYAEILRKKSLFIPLAREYARSAVRTIGVSLRTTGYWSHSIMMAIARQMPEYFWILTFIYMNKKCRAEYLSREKHN, from the exons ATGTCTGCCTACAACTTTAATATTGCAATGCTGGGAAACATTTTGCAAGGCACCATTGTCTCACTAGCCAAAGAGGTTGTACAATCCTACCGCAATAATTTGGATATTCTGGCCATAGTTGGAGCCTGCTACACTGTGCGGAAAGGTCTTCATTTACTGAATGGGTGTTGTAGCTTGATAAAACATCAAGTCTTTCCCCTACTTTTTAGTAACACCAATACAATACTGAAATATGGAGAGTGGGCAGTCGTCACTG GAGGCTCAGATGGTATTGGCAAAGCCTATGCTGAGGAGTTGGCCAATCATGGAGTGAACATAATCTTGTTAGGCCGCAGCATCCAAAAGCTTCAAAATATATCTGAGGCCATAGCAGCAACCTACGGGGTGAAAACTCGCATCATAGTTGCCGATTTCAACAAGGGCCCTGAGGTCTTCCCATCCATTAAGGAGGCTCTGGTAGATGTAGATGTCGGGATTCTGGTGAACAATGCAGGAGTGCTTTATGATTATCCAGCCTGCCTCACTGaagttccagaagaaaaaagtcttGAGATCATCAATGTCAACATTGTGGCGGCTGTAAAGATGGTGTATGTGGTGCTGCCTGGTATGCTACAGCGGAAGAGGGGAGCAATAATCAATGTCTCCTCTATAGCATCTTGGaaacccgttcctctggtgacggtATATGCTGCCTCCAAG GCTTTCCTGGATAGTTTTACTCAAGCATTGCACTATGAATATTCTTCCCAGGGCATATTTATACAGAGCCTGACTCCTGGCTTTGTGGTCACAAAGATGATAGGCTATGCTGAAATACTTAGGAAGAAGTCCTTGTTTATACCACTGGCGAGAGAGTATGCACGCAGCGCTGTAAGAACGATCGGAGTGTCACTGAGGACGACTGGATACTGGTCTCACTCCATCATG